Genomic window (Deltaproteobacteria bacterium):
GGTCGTCGGAGGATTGCTCATTATCCTGAACATCACCGGATTGATTGTTCCGGTGTTCAGCCTGTATTTGTTCGGCGCGCTGCCGTTCTGACGCAACGCTGCCTCCTGATCACGAAGATACCGGCCGCCCGCCTTGTCCCAAGGCCGGCGGCTTTTTTGGGGGCGTTCGGTCCGGTCCTTCGGTTGTCGCCCTGGCCGGGGAATCGGGAGGAAAATTCATGGACTCTTCGCTTGCTTGGAGCTTGTTTTGGGACGTAACGAACACCGGGTCGGGATCGTCAGGTCGCATCCCGAAGCCGTATTCCCGGAGGAATTTTGCATGCTGCGTATTTTGTGTTTGGTGCTCGCCTTTGTCGTGTTCATCCCGGTTCGGGCCGCAGCGGAAAATGCCACGTTGCGCGCCATGATCGGACAGATGCTCCTGGTCGGTTTTCGGGGCGCGGAGTTGTCCGAAACCGATCCCATCCTGCGGGACATCCGGGAGCATAATCTGGGCGGAGTGATCCTGTTCGACCGCGACGTGCGGCTGAAAACGGCGGAGCGCAACATCGTCAGCCCGGACCAGGTCCGCGCCCTGACCGCGCGTCTCCAGGCCGGGGCCGCCACGCCGCTGCTCATCGCCGTGGACCAGGAAGGCGGCCGGGTACGCCGCCTGAAAGAGGAGCGTGGTTTTCCGGCCAGCCCTTCGGCCAGGACCATGGGTCGGGGCGCGCCGGAAACGACGCGCCGGGAAGGGGAGAAGACCGGCGCTCTCTTGGCCGGCCTGGGCATCAACCTGGATTTCGCGCCCGTGGTCGATGTGGACGTGAACCCGCGGAGCCCGGCCATTGGCGCACTGGAACGCAGCTTTTCCGCCGATCCACATCGTGTCGCGGTGCATGCCCAGGCCTATGCCCAAGGACTTGCCGCCCAGGGCGTGCTGCCCTGCCTCAAGCATTTTCCTGGACACGGCAGTGCCATGGCCGATTCCCAC
Coding sequences:
- a CDS encoding glycoside hydrolase family 3 protein, which codes for MIGQMLLVGFRGAELSETDPILRDIREHNLGGVILFDRDVRLKTAERNIVSPDQVRALTARLQAGAATPLLIAVDQEGGRVRRLKEERGFPASPSARTMGRGAPETTRREGEKTGALLAGLGINLDFAPVVDVDVNPRSPAIGALERSFSADPHRVAVHAQAYAQGLAAQGVLPCLKHFPGHGSAMADSHLGLTDISRTWSPRELIPYETLIPAGACPLIMCGHLYLRQFDPDVPCTLSPAVLTTLLRQRLGFAGVIVSDDMQMRAIADHYGLEEAILRAVEAGVDILVFGNNLDYDPDIVPKAVEIIYQGVRRGRLSAGRIAASFERIQTVKNRLGTPGAFSSVFRDKYQK